Part of the Cyprinus carpio isolate SPL01 chromosome A1, ASM1834038v1, whole genome shotgun sequence genome is shown below.
ggtcaccaatatttctcaaaatataatagaattttaattttagggtgactTTGTACCACATTTCTTTGACCACTAGAGGgggtgaaatatttatttatttatttatttatttatttatttttgtattaacgTCATAGAATCAAATGCATAGCTTTGGCACTTTTTAGATTGCAAATAAAATACTTTGAGCCCtcgattattttattttttacattatattgatATCAATAACCAAACACAGAGTCTGATGTCATaaccaaacacattttattaatgcAAATGATTGAAAACCATACATAAAATACACGACTAACAGCACAGATCTGCATGTGTTTTACAGTAGGCATTAAACTTTAGAGCAATAAAGATATCTGCATTTATGCTCACGATGggactttttttaattaagttgttgTAGCGAAACCAAACAGTACGGTACAGAATGAAGCCGAGGCAGCCACTGAGCTTTAAAAAAGGCTGGAAAATTCTGATATGAATGAACTGATAGATCTGTATATTTACAAGgcttgcagttgttgttgttttttttgtttttttactttaaatggtTGAAGCTGTATGTCTCAAGTATGGAATACCGTGTTACACCAACGTAAAcgcaagcatgcacacacacacacacaccgctctcTCCAGCAATTTCTCCTCTATAGATGAAAATACCCCCATCCCTTGACAGCACCGTTGCCATAGCTACCCACGGTCAGATCGCATCACTCCAACTGCTGCATTGCCATGGTATCAGGCTTACTGtcctggttgctagggtgctggcTGCTCCAGGAGCTGCCGTTTCCAAGTGTGGGTGAGTCGGTGTAGTCATGGAGACCGTCATCATGGAGACCGTTGACGGGGTCGTATTGTTCGTTCTCTAGGCGTGTGATCAAACGCTCGTCCACGTCCCACTCCCCTCCCATTAGAGAGGGCTCTCCCTACCACCTATCACATCCGACAGCGAGGAGTAGAGCagagtgaggagagagagaggggagagagaggggagaggcgGGAGGGAGAGGCGGAGGGAAGAgagggatgagagagagagagagagggaagagggCGAGGAGAGCTATCCGGACGAGACGGGAGTAGGGAGGGGGTGGATGTCTAGAGAGAGAGATAGCTAGAGCGGGAGCTACAGAGCATCTAGACGTAGAGCGGTGCGGGAGATCGCGCGAGAGAGCTCGCGGCGAGCGGAGTGCGAGATTTGAGCGAGAGATAGTAGagtagagagcgagagagagcgagagagagagagagcgagatatAAGAGAGCTCGAGCGGGATACGAGGATAGCATCTTCGAAGAGAGCGGCTCTGTGAGCAAGGCCCGCGCATTTGAGAGGAAACAAAAGGGAAGGCAGCGCGCTCGCTCAGAATGGTGGGGgagtaaaaagagagagaaaaacaaaagaaggcAGAATAATTTATGGTTGTTATTTTCCGAAACCTGAACTTGTAATACtgattatgcatttatatatttgaaaatgttggCATACACACAAGCTTTGTTAAATACGcagtcatacacacacatgcacacaaacttgTCTCCAGACACTAGCTCTTTGgtctttaattagatttttatttttattttttcagacagAGAACACCTAAATAACAACATATGTGCTAATTAAGCAAATCTGCATTGCTAAGTAGCTCATTAAGACAGCACATGCTGCGTGATAACTGTCTGCATGTGTCACTCACCTAGCTAAGCTCCGCCTCCAGCCACCCGCCACCCCTCGTTTCCCCGGCGACACGTTTAGGCTGGGGACCAGAGACGGACAATACTAATTATCATCAAATCAATTACGGCTAATTAGtctcaattaaaaaacaattataataattaattaattaatcagagCAGacaaatgactatatatatatatttaaaatactctAACATTACAAATTACAGTCACACTGGAAACTAATTGTTACTTattataaacagtaaaacaataaaatttgaaatataatacattgcatagaaatattacaatatgGGAAAAATAAGATAGGTTAGTTTGCTAAGCTGCTCTCTCTGTCCCTCCCTCTCTAAACTGCTTTATGTTATTTCTACAcagacacacttacacacacacacacacacacacacacttacacacacacacacacacacacacacataagtacaGACATCCAGACATTCTccatatattaattttagtttatctCCCTTATATGATCTTTTCAGTGTGGACCACTGATTATCTGCAAGTATGTATGTGACTGCGtctgtgttcagaatggaatacttgCTTACTATGTACTGAAAACTGTGCAGTatatacttaattttaaaatttttaattttaatttagtgaaTGCTGGAGAGTTAAATTTGCTCTTAAAAaatacatcattattattttccattttgattccagttttgtcattaataaataaataaataaataatcttagcTTTTGGTCATCCAGAAAATCTGCCAAAAGAGATTTTGTGACTAATATTACTTCATCcataacactgaaaataaaaggtCACACTGAACACATTCACAAATTTGGTTAAGTTGGTCCAATTTTTGTggcatttaaaaatggtttaaaatcattttatttcaatactcaaagcagctgaaaaaaaggaataatttatatctctttaaaaaaatttagctaaatattttgattaagtttcatttaatttatattataatttgcttttatgttttccgttatttattatttgtaagcAGTGCATCACTAAGTAATTAATACTGTCATTTAAATacttttcccttgaaaaagtaaagtaagggattactcttaatttttccttactttacttacatttacttcagtgtacaatataatacaatgttattgcattaaattATGTCTAGACTACAGAACAAttctatttaacattaaaattaaacatctGATGttaaaagctatatttttaatgtaactctcTCCCTGGTcagttcaagaataatttatgcaattttatatttttatatttatgtttatccTTGTGTTATTCAACTGGTCGAGGTTAATATGGGATTTTGGAAGTAATTAGTTATAAGTAATGCAATAAATTTTAGAGAGAGTCATTAGTGCAGTAATCTTATTATGTAATTAGTAGCTAGTCGTTACTTTTTTAGcgtaactaaaatatattttataaaatattgtatattttattttaattatataaaaacatttttttttaattgttgatttattgtatagatttattttttggtttttaaaagctGCATCGTGGGTTTTGTTATTTGACTGCGCATTTTAATCTTTAGTTGAGCTGTGTATCCTGAAAAATTAGCATACTGTTCAAATTATACATACTACACACtgcagtaatagtaatagtagaaTGGCAGTATGGTATATACACATTCTGAACATAGCCTTAGGGTAAAcatctgtgtgtgagagatgtaCCTGTGAAGGAAGGTTGAAGTTATTGGCTGGGCTGCGCTTCTTGCTGTTCCCTGTGCTGCTATTGGATGCGCTACCAGCAGAGTTCCTCCTCCTCCGTCTCTTTGTTGCTGGTTTGGCTGGCTCTGCTGTCAATCAAAACATAAACGCGGCATAATGCAAAATGATATAAACATTGCATTCCATGCATGCTGTAAAACGAGTGAAATACACAGATATCTTATATACTGTACTTATATACttcagatatactgtatattttaaaattctaataaacaCCGCAAATGAAATCAACAAAAGTGTTTTGGAGGACTTAACAAAGGTCATaagatattctgatgatattatttagtatttatgcaGGAGAACACAAACAATTTGATTTgcatttactgaagaaaaaaaaaaggagtacaGCAGTATGCTATTTTGAATTCAGCCATAGTGCAGCGCTTTGCACAGTAAAAACATAGCTTTATATGCAAGAACTGCAAGACGAGTCTCAAATTTACTATgcaaacagatgcaaaaaaaaaaaaaaacaggacaaatcACAATACAGTATGCAAATATTGCATAACTCCGGTTGGTTAGATTTTGAATGCAGAAGATTCTAGCAGTATCAGTAGGACATTTTTATTGGATTGATTCTGTTCAGGTTGAAtcaaaagttgttgttgttttaattaaatatttagagtTATGAGTTTGGAAGAAACCCTAATCTCAATGTTTGAggaactgccaaaaaaaaaaaaaacgcatagatgagcatacatacattttttggaATTAGAGGGAAATATTTCTGTCTTGAAGTTGGGCGAGGGTCCAACTGaaaggaaataaattaataatagtcaaaaGATAGCACTGTTCCATCATTCAGAATCGAACATTACAGTAAATAATAGTGAGGATGCAAAGAATAAAGAGAATAAGAAAAAGAGAAGAccaatgaaagagagagagttgcCTGAGAAGAACAATGCTGTTATTGTTCAGTAAAAGTGAAGGAAATAATGTCATAGAACAGCAggaggtagtttttttttttttttttagcagtaaaaTAGCACATAAATAACAACACAAGGTCAAAGCCTCCGTTAATTACTGCAGATCACAAAACCCTTAACAGCCTGCGCTCAGTACTTGGAAATATTAATAaggaatattaaatatgtttacaaTGTACTGTAAATTGAATGACATTGTGTAGCTCTTAAAGAGGAGAACAACAGAAAGAAATTAAACGCTGGGGAGAAAGAGTAAACAATGCTGGTGTTTCTGTACTAATCTTTCATATCAGACTGTACttaagagagaaagaaagctgAGAGGAGTCATGAAAGAGAGCTAATGAAGAATGTAGGAGCAGGAGTTACTCAAACCAATTCTgctgcttgaaataaaataaatgtttaggctggaatacactacatgacttttaccCCGATTGATGATTTATAAAGTCGTGTAGAACATTCcagactttaactgaaataatataaaatatgaatttattgaatttatttcaacTAGACGCAAAGACaacaattctcattttcatttagcttaatTTGATGTACCAAAAcatctaaaactgaaactaaaataaaaagtaataaaatatagacattatatatgcatttaaaataataataataataataataaaaaagacaaaaacactcaacaaaataaataaaactttaactaaaattacactgataatggaaaataaaaaaataaattaatttattaaatttattttttttataatgattgtttgtatgtgtttgttaaaTAAGATGAGTGTGgtgttatgtttgtgtgtgtgtgtgtatgtgtgtggtttttattgtgtttgttaaGTGGAGCAAatatccccacaaggatagtaataccagaaaatattgaccttgtggggactttttttccttttttggtccccatgaggaaacaagcttataaatcatacagaatgatgttttttgaaaatgtaaaaaggcagaaagttttgtgtgaggggtataGGTTTAGATGTAGGGTTAGGATATAGAgtaagaaaatacagtttgtacagtaaaaaaacaattacGCCTATGGAAAgaacccataaaacatggaaatcatgtgcgtttgtgtgtgtgcgtggttaGGATATAGAGTAAGAAAATACAGTtcggtgtgtgtgcatgtgtgcgtgtgtgtgtgtgtgtgtgcgagtgtgtgtgcgcatgtgtgtacgtgtgtgtgtgcatgtttgtgtgtgtgtgcgtgtgtgtgcgcgtatgtgtgcgtgcgtgtgtgtgtgtgtgcgtgtgtgtgtgcgtgtgtgtgtgtgtgtgtgtgtgcgtgtgtgtgcgcgtgtgtgtgtgtgcgtgtgtgtgcgcgtatgcgtgcgtgtgtgtgtgcgtgtgtgtgtgcgcgtatgcgtgcgtgtgtgtgtgtgtgtgctgtatggtgttgtttggtttttttgtgtgtgtgtgtgtgtgtgtgtgcttgtgtgtgcgcgtatgcgtgcgtgagtgtgtgtgtgtgtgcgtgcgtgtatgtgtgtgcgtgtgtgtgtgtgcgcatgtgtgtacgtgtgtgtgtgtgtgtgtgtgtgtgtgtgtgtgtgtgtgtgtgtgtgtgtgtgtgtgtgtgcatgcgtgtgtgtgtgtgcgcgcgtgtgtgtgtgtgtgtgtgtgtgtgtgtttttgtgtgtgtgtgtgcgtgtgtgtgtgtgtgtgtgtgagagagagacctGGTGGTGTTGTCATCCTCTGCCACTGGTGAAAGAGGCAGGACTTCAGGCAGTCTCTGGGACTCAGTCCATATGTCTTATGCCTAGACATGAGCTCCTGCATGGGCTCTAGAATCACACACAactgcacacaaacaaaagaacCGATTCACTCAGTcgtttaacacatttaaatgaccatccgtatgtgtgtatttgtgatagAAACATACTCTGAGGTAGTTCAGCGTGAGGTTGGTAAGTCCCACTCGGCTGATGTTTTTGGACAGTTGTTCCAGAGCTCCAGGGTCTTGTGCCTGACaaagacacacacgcacacacgcacacacgagtccatttattctctctctctcttattttgtgCTCCATCCAGATAGAGCTCTAATTCATTACAGGATATGTTTCCATAGCAACATCCTGACAGTTTAGCTAAAAGGTTTGGATGCTTTCACCTTGATTGATAAAAAAGGGTCTGAAATGCATTTTGTTGTACCAAAACCAACTAGCTGTGAATGTATCTGAAAATACCCGAGTTTGCTAACATGCCAAACAAATTCACGGTGAACATAACCCACA
Proteins encoded:
- the ldb2b gene encoding LIM domain-binding protein 2b isoform X2, with the translated sequence MTGAPRDPFYSSPFGPFYRRHAPYPVQPEYRMHELNKRLQSRPEDCDILWWDAFCTEFFEEDATLTLSFCLEEGPKTYTIGRTLIPRYFSSLFEGGVYELFFELKQTKESFNNSTITVDSHHCTMTTQHGKPTFTKVCTEGRLILVFTFDDLMRIKTWHFTITHYSELIPRSVLAVNAQDPGALEQLSKNISRVGLTNLTLNYLRLCVILEPMQELMSRHKTYGLSPRDCLKSCLFHQWQRMTTPPVGPSPNFKTEIFPSNSKKSEPAKPATKRRRRRNSAGSASNSSTGNSKKRSPANNFNLPSQNVWMSGEPSLMGGEWDVDERLITRLENEQYDPVNGLHDDGLHDYTDSPTLGNGSSWSSQHPSNQDSKPDTMAMQQLE